GCGCACCACGACCACATCCGCCTCCTCGATGCCCTTGCGGGTACGGATCGCATTGATCTGCGCGCCCTTCCGGTCGTGCCAGAACTTGTCCGGCTCGGCCCCGAGGATCGCAACCCCGCAATCGTCACTGGCCGCGTGATCCGTCACCGGGCTGTCGAACACGACATCGAGGTCCTGCGCCCCTGCCACGATCCGCTCGCGCCAGTCGGTGTGGATTTCACCCGAAAGATACACTTTCAACATCGTCGTTCCCTCCTGCGCCTTCCGGCCTTGCGATGCGCCGCCGGGGCTTCTCCATTTTGCCAATAAACTCAATTCCGCGCCCGCAGCCCGCGCGACGCCCGTGATTATCCCCGCAACGTCCCGCCGGTGGCTTTCGCCACTTTCTCCACGACCCGCTGGCCGATCGCCTCGATATCCGCGTCCTTCAGCGTGGCCTCGACCGGTTGCAGACGCACCGTGATGGCGAGCGATTTCTTCCCCTCGCCAAGGCTTCCGCCGATGAATTCATCGAAGACCCGCACGTCGCTGATCAGGGTCTTGTCGGCCCCCATCGCGGCATTGACCACGGTCAGCGCCTCGACATCGGCATCGACCACGAAAGCGAAATCGCGCTCCACCGCCTGAAGGTCGCTCAGCTTCAGCGCCGGGCGCGTGGCACCGGATTTACGCGGCAAGGGTACCTCGTCGGGATAGAGCGTGAAGGCGACCACGGGGCCCTTCACATCCATCTCGCGCAGCACCTTGGGGTGCAATTCACCGAAGACACCCAGAACCTTCTTCGGGCCGAGGCAGATTTTCCCGTGACGGCCCGGATGCCACCAGCCTTCGGCGCCGCGCATGATCTGTACTTTCGCGGGCGCGCCCATGGCCGCAAGGATCG
Above is a genomic segment from Sulfitobacter sp. HNIBRBA3233 containing:
- a CDS encoding YtoQ family protein gives rise to the protein MLKVYLSGEIHTDWRERIVAGAQDLDVVFDSPVTDHAASDDCGVAILGAEPDKFWHDRKGAQINAIRTRKGIEEADVVVVRFGDQYKQWNAAFDAGYAAALGKSLVILHGPDHAHALKEVDAAALAVASEPEQVVDILRYVLTGKLP